A DNA window from Selenomonadales bacterium contains the following coding sequences:
- a CDS encoding triphosphoribosyl-dephospho-CoA synthase has protein sequence MLPIDDIYQKGACFTAASLFEVCVSPSPGLVNPFDNGAHTDMNLFTFVLGSSVLAPYFTECVATGFQEEEKSLDYVFAKLRAVGVRGEAALLRATAGVNTQRGQLFVLGLAAGVTGVCLAQGIKVPSPEFFSAVKSACSGLTERELAKLEKSDARTAGERLFLHKGYTGVRGEAEAGFPSVERVGYPALLFALCREVSLNDAAVHALLCIMAHLSDTTVLHRAGEAGLAKVQNTAQDILSAGSVFSDSGRSIIRQAHNEFSAARLSPGGSGDLLALSLALYFLEKGLPSPQVLLRPSLFRG, from the coding sequence ATGCTACCGATAGACGATATTTACCAAAAAGGCGCCTGTTTTACTGCCGCTTCGCTCTTTGAGGTGTGTGTCAGCCCTTCGCCGGGTCTGGTTAACCCCTTCGACAATGGCGCGCACACCGACATGAACCTGTTCACTTTTGTGCTTGGCAGCAGCGTCCTTGCCCCGTACTTTACCGAATGCGTAGCCACCGGCTTTCAGGAGGAAGAGAAAAGCCTAGATTATGTGTTTGCCAAGCTGCGGGCAGTCGGCGTGCGGGGAGAGGCGGCGTTGCTGCGGGCTACTGCTGGCGTAAACACGCAGCGTGGTCAGCTTTTTGTGTTAGGCCTCGCCGCAGGGGTAACCGGCGTATGCTTGGCCCAGGGCATCAAAGTTCCCTCACCCGAGTTTTTCTCTGCCGTTAAGTCTGCCTGTTCTGGGCTGACCGAGCGCGAACTAGCCAAGCTCGAAAAGAGCGACGCGCGCACAGCAGGGGAGAGACTCTTTCTGCACAAAGGATATACGGGCGTAAGGGGAGAAGCGGAGGCTGGCTTCCCCAGCGTGGAGCGCGTGGGCTATCCCGCGCTTCTCTTTGCCTTGTGCCGAGAAGTAAGTCTTAACGACGCGGCTGTACACGCGTTACTTTGCATAATGGCGCACTTGTCCGACACCACGGTTCTACACAGGGCGGGCGAAGCGGGCCTAGCCAAAGTGCAGAACACGGCGCAGGACATACTCTCTGCCGGCAGTGTCTTTAGTGACTCTGGGCGGAGCATCATCCGACAAGCGCATAATGAGTTTTCGGCCGCTAGGCTTAGCCCGGGTGGCAGCGGCGACCTCTTGGCCTTGTCGCTCGCGCTTTACTTCTTAGAGAAAGGCCTCCCCTCGCCACAAGTTCTACTTCGCCCAAGTTTATTTCGGGGGTGA
- the citX gene encoding citrate lyase holo-[acyl-carrier protein] synthase → MGVAGVLAAREERFTRQQRLLNIEETVLVQVSLNLPGGYALYPWQELMAEASAALSAALNELGASVTAAYDGVDALGPCSLFAVTGDARSIKRLCMALEEMSPRGRLWDIDVITPAGAIDRRQMGADGRTCWVCRQAEAHVCRQSGRHLPEEAVAVAQAIARGVAT, encoded by the coding sequence ATGGGGGTAGCAGGCGTCCTCGCGGCTAGGGAAGAAAGGTTTACCCGCCAGCAGCGGTTGCTTAATATAGAGGAAACGGTTCTAGTGCAGGTATCGCTTAACTTGCCGGGAGGGTACGCCTTATACCCATGGCAGGAGCTGATGGCTGAGGCGAGCGCCGCGCTGTCTGCAGCGCTTAATGAACTGGGGGCAAGTGTAACCGCTGCGTACGACGGCGTCGATGCCCTAGGCCCCTGCAGCTTATTTGCCGTGACAGGTGACGCCCGGAGCATAAAGCGCCTGTGCATGGCCCTCGAGGAGATGTCGCCGCGCGGGCGGCTGTGGGATATCGACGTAATTACGCCGGCAGGTGCTATCGACCGCCGCCAAATGGGTGCAGACGGGCGCACGTGTTGGGTGTGCCGGCAAGCGGAAGCGCATGTGTGTCGGCAGAGCGGCAGGCACCTACCGGAGGAAGCGGTCGCCGTGGCGCAGGCAATAGCGCGAGGAGTAGCGACTTAA
- a CDS encoding tripartite tricarboxylate transporter permease, with amino-acid sequence MFDLLMTGFQIVFSPATFLLIFAGTILGIIFGAMPGVSASMSVALAVPFTYAMSPVVAIAFLVAVYCASITGGGITAILFKIPGTPSNAPTTFDGYPMAQQGKAGKALGISLVCSAIGGAVSALAMLLLAPQLASIGLRFGPSELFAVSVLGLSVLTALDSDNVIKTLISGLIGLFLATIGMDPLLGVPRFTWGNPALLGGVEMIPVLIGLFAITEVLKQTSKPLKLDPTSSKAGSNFKTDLLTLREAWSIRWTVIRSSIMGTLVGILPGAGATIAAFLSYSTEAKISPNRKQFGHGAIEGIAASETANNAAAGGSMVPLLALGIPGGTAAAVMMSALVLQGVQVGPILHRTQPQFLSAVFASMMLTNVLMVFCSMAIAKVFNKVLNVPYSILGPLIVLFAAMGSFALKNSTGDVVLMIVAGIIGVALASFKFSAAALVLGLVLGSLTEANLRRAILLEGGDLAAVLSKPITAALLLACIAILLAPVLGGIIKKMAKARAA; translated from the coding sequence ATGTTTGATTTGTTGATGACAGGCTTTCAGATTGTCTTTTCGCCCGCGACATTTCTCCTAATCTTTGCGGGGACTATCCTCGGCATTATCTTCGGGGCCATGCCCGGCGTTAGCGCCTCCATGTCGGTGGCCTTAGCGGTTCCTTTTACCTATGCGATGTCGCCGGTAGTTGCTATTGCCTTTCTTGTGGCGGTTTATTGCGCTTCTATAACAGGCGGCGGCATCACGGCTATTTTGTTTAAGATTCCCGGCACACCCTCCAATGCGCCGACTACGTTTGACGGGTACCCAATGGCGCAACAAGGGAAGGCTGGCAAAGCGCTAGGCATTTCGCTGGTCTGCTCCGCGATTGGTGGCGCGGTCTCAGCCCTCGCCATGCTTTTGCTCGCGCCGCAGCTAGCTAGCATTGGGCTGCGATTTGGCCCTTCGGAGCTGTTTGCCGTTTCTGTACTTGGGCTCAGCGTGCTTACGGCGCTAGACAGCGATAACGTCATTAAGACACTAATTTCGGGCTTAATCGGGCTGTTTCTCGCTACCATCGGCATGGACCCCTTGCTCGGCGTGCCGCGCTTTACGTGGGGGAATCCGGCTCTCCTTGGCGGGGTTGAGATGATTCCGGTGCTGATCGGCCTCTTCGCCATTACCGAGGTTCTCAAGCAAACCAGTAAGCCGCTTAAACTAGACCCAACTTCCTCTAAGGCGGGCAGCAACTTTAAGACGGATTTACTAACTCTACGCGAAGCGTGGTCTATTCGCTGGACCGTCATTCGCTCGTCTATTATGGGGACACTGGTAGGCATTTTGCCTGGGGCAGGCGCAACTATCGCCGCATTCCTTAGTTACTCCACCGAGGCTAAAATCTCGCCGAACAGAAAGCAGTTTGGCCATGGCGCCATAGAAGGAATTGCCGCATCGGAGACTGCCAACAATGCTGCCGCCGGAGGTTCTATGGTGCCGCTACTGGCACTCGGCATCCCGGGCGGTACTGCTGCCGCCGTGATGATGTCGGCGCTGGTGTTGCAAGGGGTACAAGTCGGGCCTATTCTGCACCGCACGCAGCCTCAGTTCCTTTCCGCCGTGTTTGCTTCCATGATGCTGACAAACGTTTTGATGGTGTTTTGTTCGATGGCGATTGCCAAGGTCTTTAACAAGGTACTGAATGTTCCCTATAGCATCCTCGGGCCACTTATTGTGCTGTTTGCCGCCATGGGCAGCTTCGCCCTCAAGAACAGCACCGGCGACGTGGTGCTGATGATTGTGGCCGGTATCATCGGCGTTGCCTTGGCCTCGTTCAAGTTCTCGGCTGCGGCGCTGGTGCTTGGGTTGGTGCTAGGTAGCCTGACCGAAGCTAATCTAAGGCGAGCGATTTTGCTTGAAGGCGGGGACCTAGCGGCAGTGCTGTCAAAGCCAATAACCGCAGCTCTCCTCTTGGCCTGCATAGCCATTCTTCTTGCGCCCGTGCTAGGCGGGATCATCAAGAAAATGGCTAAGGCCAGAGCGGCATAG
- a CDS encoding tripartite tricarboxylate transporter TctB family protein translates to MLLELLFNAGLVALFTYAYFFIGASVPAAPGPGWGAQVWPQAILLMLIFLLCVNMYQVYRKGAGTQANELAELRRLSLAALVQSKLSLAMLSLFVYAMSLQAAGFILSTLVFFMVYAKIVGQKSAKLLVLSSFIATFAVYFVFSRALGVMLPRGVGILRDFAIFLESL, encoded by the coding sequence CCCTCTTTACGTATGCGTATTTCTTCATTGGGGCTAGTGTGCCCGCCGCGCCGGGCCCCGGATGGGGAGCACAGGTGTGGCCGCAAGCCATCTTGCTGATGCTCATCTTTTTGCTCTGCGTCAACATGTATCAGGTCTACCGCAAAGGGGCAGGCACACAGGCCAATGAGCTGGCAGAACTGCGCCGCCTGAGCTTAGCCGCCCTTGTGCAAAGCAAGCTGTCTTTGGCCATGCTGTCGCTGTTCGTCTATGCCATGTCTCTGCAGGCCGCTGGGTTTATCCTAAGTACCCTCGTGTTTTTTATGGTTTACGCCAAGATTGTCGGCCAAAAGAGTGCCAAGTTGCTTGTCCTCAGCTCCTTTATTGCCACATTCGCGGTGTACTTCGTCTTCTCCCGCGCGTTAGGCGTAATGCTACCGCGTGGAGTAGGAATCCTACGCGATTTTGCTATTTTCCTCGAAAGCTTATAG